Proteins encoded in a region of the Clostridium beijerinckii genome:
- a CDS encoding tetratricopeptide repeat protein, with amino-acid sequence MNYFTEGNKFYNMKDYEKAMDFYKKSASENLNTACSYYNCGVCLIKLKKFDDAIIMLNKAISLKHESKYFFNLGYCYVMKENFNTALRFFNLAWSIDPNDKDCEKAIDLIISKFKKAN; translated from the coding sequence ATGAATTATTTTACTGAAGGAAACAAATTTTACAATATGAAGGATTACGAAAAAGCCATGGATTTTTATAAAAAGTCTGCATCAGAAAATTTAAACACGGCTTGTTCATACTATAATTGTGGAGTTTGTTTAATTAAACTCAAAAAATTTGATGATGCAATAATTATGCTTAACAAAGCAATTTCTCTTAAGCATGAAAGTAAATACTTTTTTAATCTTGGATATTGCTATGTCATGAAAGAAAACTTTAATACAGCTTTACGTTTCTTTAATTTAGCATGGTCAATAGATCCTAATGACAAAGATTGTGAAAAGGCCATAGACCTTATTATTTCAAAATTTAAAAAAGCAAACTAA
- a CDS encoding 2-hydroxyacyl-CoA dehydratase — MINYKIGLDIGSTTVKLVVLNNENILIYSKYKRHFSDIRSTIIDLIKECYEELGNINCKINITGSGGLSVSKWLNLGFVQEVIACSKTVETIIPETDVVIELGGEDAKITYFRGGIEQRMNGSCAGGTGAFIDQMAILLNTDAMGLNEYAKEYKVIYPIASRCGVFAKTDVQPLINEGAKKSDIAASIFQAVVNQTIGGLACGKPIRGNVAFLGGPLFFLSELRNRFIETLNLKDEQIIAPENSQLFVAMGAALLSTKEKSTSLKNIVDKISDISNIKDDTEPRLEPLFKDKEDYDKFKERHDKNVVKRGELREYKGQAFLGIDAGSTTTKVALIGENSELLYSYYGSNEGNPLNKVVEIMKDLYEKLPETIEIVNSSVTGYGEALIKAALHIDIGEIETIAHYKAADHFLPGVDFILDIGGQDMKCIKIKNDAIDGILLNEACSSGCGSFIESFAKSLDMKVEDFAKEALKSKAPVDLGSRCTVFMNSRVKQSQKEGAEISDISAGLSYSVIKNALFKVIKLRDEKDIGEKVIVQGGTFYNEAVLRSFELISGREAVRPDISGLMGAFGCALIAKERYIEGEKSTLLPRDGINKFEMTASFRRCGKCGNNCLLTVNKFSTDEEFISGNRCERGLGIEKSKESKLPNLFDYKYKRTFGYKPLKEEEAKRGVIGIPRVLNMYENYPFWFTLLTNLGFSVKLSAPSSKKIYELGIETIPSESACYPAKLAHGHIMNLINRGIKNIFYPCISYEKKEFMDAQNHYNCPMVTSYPEAIKNNMDELKENNINFMEPFLSLDNEKELAKRIVDEFKAFNVSIQEAKTAVEEASKERENFKKDIQKKGEEVISYLRQNNKKGIVLSGRPYHVDPEINHGIPDMINSFDMAVLTEDSVSHLGVLKDKLRVVDQWMYHSRLYRAAAFVADEPCVDMIQLNSFGCGLDAVTTDQVSEIISSKGKIYTVLKIDEGNNLGAAKIRIRSLKAAMGERERKNYKPVEEQIVYKNPVFTPEMRKKHTILCPQMSPIHFDLIETAVNASGYNLEVLPSMDMKAVDEGLKYVNNDACYPSIIVIGQIIEALKSGKYDLNNTSVIISQTGGGCRATNYIGFLKMALKHAGFEQVPVISLNAVGLEKQPGFKITPKLLHKAIMALVYGDLFMRVLYKTRPYEKVKGSANDIYKKWNEKVKLNLVNGSKREFNNNIKEIIQEFDELPLLNVKKPKVGVVGEILVKFHPTANNDIVGILENEGAEAVVPDLLDFFFYSAFDADFKAKYLAGSKLSKNLCNMAISYIETYRKTMKKQLEKSTRFSKPKHIKELADMASPILSLGNQTGEGWFLTAEMIELIESGTSNIVCLQPFACLPNHVTGKGMIKALKERYPKSNIVAIDYDPGASNVNQLNRIKLMLSVAFKNLGDELKYHKKQNESIVEQQFHNEAGLTLEDNI; from the coding sequence ATGATAAATTATAAAATTGGTTTAGATATAGGATCGACAACAGTAAAATTAGTGGTTCTTAATAATGAGAACATTTTAATATATAGTAAATATAAAAGGCATTTTTCAGATATAAGAAGTACAATAATTGATTTAATAAAGGAATGCTATGAAGAATTAGGGAATATTAACTGCAAAATTAATATAACAGGTTCAGGAGGATTGTCAGTATCAAAATGGCTTAATCTTGGTTTTGTACAGGAAGTAATTGCATGTTCAAAAACAGTTGAAACAATTATTCCTGAGACTGACGTTGTAATAGAATTAGGCGGGGAAGATGCAAAAATTACATATTTTAGAGGTGGAATAGAGCAAAGAATGAATGGAAGTTGTGCCGGCGGTACTGGAGCTTTCATTGATCAAATGGCCATATTATTGAATACTGATGCAATGGGGTTAAACGAGTATGCTAAAGAATATAAAGTAATATATCCTATAGCATCAAGATGTGGTGTCTTTGCGAAAACAGATGTTCAGCCATTGATAAATGAAGGCGCTAAAAAAAGTGATATAGCTGCATCAATATTTCAAGCTGTAGTTAACCAAACTATAGGAGGGCTCGCGTGTGGTAAGCCGATAAGAGGCAATGTGGCATTTTTAGGAGGTCCTTTATTTTTCCTTTCAGAATTAAGGAACAGATTTATTGAAACATTGAATTTAAAGGATGAACAAATTATTGCGCCAGAAAATTCTCAACTTTTTGTTGCGATGGGAGCAGCTCTATTGTCAACAAAGGAAAAATCAACATCTTTAAAAAATATAGTAGATAAAATTTCTGATATTTCTAATATAAAGGATGATACTGAGCCAAGACTTGAACCGTTATTTAAAGATAAAGAAGATTACGATAAGTTTAAAGAGAGACATGATAAAAATGTTGTAAAAAGGGGAGAGTTAAGGGAATATAAAGGACAAGCATTTTTAGGAATAGACGCTGGTTCAACAACTACTAAAGTAGCACTTATAGGTGAAAATTCTGAACTTTTGTATTCTTACTATGGAAGCAATGAAGGAAACCCACTAAACAAAGTTGTAGAAATCATGAAAGATTTATATGAAAAACTTCCAGAAACAATAGAGATTGTAAACTCTTCTGTTACTGGTTATGGAGAAGCTCTTATTAAAGCAGCGCTTCATATAGATATAGGAGAAATTGAAACAATTGCACATTATAAGGCTGCAGATCATTTCTTGCCAGGTGTAGATTTTATCTTGGACATAGGCGGGCAGGATATGAAGTGCATAAAGATAAAAAATGATGCAATTGATGGAATACTTTTAAATGAAGCTTGTTCATCAGGATGCGGATCTTTTATTGAGAGTTTTGCTAAGTCTCTTGATATGAAGGTAGAGGATTTCGCAAAGGAAGCTTTAAAATCTAAAGCTCCAGTGGACTTAGGTTCTAGGTGCACAGTATTTATGAACTCGAGAGTTAAACAGTCTCAAAAAGAGGGAGCTGAGATTTCGGATATATCAGCTGGCCTTTCATATTCAGTTATAAAGAATGCTTTGTTTAAAGTAATAAAGTTAAGAGATGAAAAAGACATAGGTGAAAAAGTTATAGTACAAGGTGGAACATTTTACAATGAAGCTGTACTTAGGAGTTTTGAACTTATATCAGGAAGAGAAGCAGTAAGACCAGATATCTCAGGGCTAATGGGAGCCTTTGGGTGTGCTCTTATTGCAAAGGAAAGATATATTGAAGGAGAAAAGTCAACTTTATTACCTAGAGATGGAATAAATAAATTTGAAATGACAGCATCATTTAGAAGATGCGGAAAGTGTGGAAATAATTGTTTGCTTACTGTAAATAAATTCTCTACAGATGAGGAGTTCATTTCAGGAAATAGGTGCGAAAGAGGGCTTGGAATAGAGAAGTCTAAGGAAAGCAAACTACCAAATTTATTCGATTATAAGTACAAGAGAACATTTGGTTATAAGCCTTTAAAAGAAGAAGAAGCTAAACGTGGAGTTATAGGAATTCCAAGAGTTCTTAACATGTATGAGAATTATCCATTTTGGTTTACACTTTTAACTAACTTAGGCTTTAGCGTTAAATTATCAGCACCTTCAAGTAAGAAGATATATGAACTTGGAATTGAAACAATTCCATCAGAATCAGCTTGTTATCCAGCAAAATTGGCTCATGGTCATATAATGAATTTGATAAATAGAGGAATTAAAAATATATTTTATCCTTGTATATCATATGAGAAAAAAGAGTTCATGGATGCTCAAAATCATTACAATTGTCCTATGGTAACTTCTTATCCAGAAGCGATAAAAAATAATATGGATGAATTAAAGGAAAATAACATTAATTTCATGGAACCATTTTTATCTTTAGATAATGAAAAGGAGCTTGCAAAAAGAATTGTAGATGAATTCAAGGCATTTAATGTAAGTATACAAGAGGCTAAAACAGCTGTGGAAGAAGCAAGTAAAGAAAGAGAGAATTTCAAAAAGGATATTCAAAAAAAAGGTGAGGAAGTTATTTCATATCTAAGACAGAATAATAAAAAAGGAATAGTATTAAGTGGAAGACCTTACCATGTAGATCCTGAAATAAATCATGGAATTCCTGATATGATAAATTCTTTTGATATGGCTGTATTAACAGAAGATAGCGTGTCTCATTTAGGAGTATTAAAAGATAAGCTTAGAGTTGTAGATCAGTGGATGTATCACTCAAGATTATACAGAGCAGCTGCTTTTGTTGCTGATGAGCCTTGTGTAGATATGATTCAGTTAAATTCTTTTGGTTGTGGATTAGATGCAGTTACTACAGATCAAGTTTCTGAAATTATATCCTCAAAAGGAAAGATATATACAGTTTTAAAAATAGATGAAGGAAATAATTTAGGGGCTGCTAAAATTAGAATTAGATCATTAAAAGCTGCAATGGGCGAAAGAGAACGAAAAAATTATAAACCAGTTGAAGAACAAATAGTATACAAAAATCCAGTATTTACACCTGAGATGAGAAAGAAACATACAATTTTATGTCCTCAAATGTCACCTATTCATTTTGATTTAATTGAGACAGCTGTGAATGCATCAGGCTATAACTTAGAAGTTTTACCATCAATGGACATGAAAGCTGTTGATGAAGGATTAAAATATGTTAATAATGATGCTTGTTATCCATCAATTATAGTAATTGGTCAAATAATTGAGGCCTTAAAATCTGGAAAATATGATTTGAATAATACTTCAGTTATAATATCTCAAACTGGCGGTGGCTGTAGAGCAACAAATTATATTGGATTCTTAAAGATGGCTTTAAAGCATGCTGGATTTGAACAAGTACCTGTTATATCATTAAATGCAGTAGGACTTGAAAAACAACCAGGTTTTAAGATTACTCCAAAATTGCTTCATAAAGCTATTATGGCATTAGTATACGGAGACTTATTCATGAGAGTGTTGTATAAGACAAGGCCTTACGAAAAAGTTAAAGGATCTGCCAATGATATTTATAAGAAATGGAATGAAAAGGTAAAATTAAATTTAGTAAACGGAAGCAAGAGAGAGTTTAATAACAACATAAAAGAAATCATTCAAGAGTTTGATGAATTACCACTACTAAATGTAAAAAAACCTAAAGTTGGTGTTGTTGGAGAAATATTAGTTAAGTTCCATCCAACAGCAAACAATGATATTGTGGGTATTTTAGAAAATGAAGGGGCAGAAGCAGTCGTTCCAGATCTTCTAGATTTCTTTTTCTACTCAGCATTTGACGCAGACTTTAAAGCAAAATATTTGGCAGGAAGTAAACTTTCAAAAAATTTATGTAATATGGCTATCTCTTATATTGAAACATATAGAAAAACTATGAAAAAACAATTAGAAAAAAGTACTAGATTTTCTAAGCCAAAACACATAAAAGAATTAGCTGACATGGCATCACCTATACTTTCTCTTGGAAATCAGACTGGAGAAGGTTGGTTCTTAACAGCAGAAATGATAGAGCTTATTGAGTCTGGCACAAGTAATATAGTGTGTCTTCAACCTTTTGCATGTTTGCCTAATCATGTTACTGGAAAAGGTATGATAAAAGCACTAAAAGAAAGATATCCAAAATCAAATATAGTGGCAATAGATTATGATCCTGGTGCCTCAAACGTAAACCAGTTAAATAGAATTAAGCTAATGTTATCAGTTGCCTTTAAAAATTTAGGTGATGAACTTAAATATCATAAAAAACAAAATGAAAGTATTGTGGAGCAGCAATTTCATAATGAGGCAGGTTTAACACTTGAAGACAATATTTAA
- a CDS encoding phosphodiester glycosidase family protein — translation MDTQSNHQEKEKIKNKKFKPLVFFLGIVYIIVFLCISTPLVLFFGPYENTRKVFVSTLLGTRHAYLLTDFMSQEEINKILGVNKNTEELKDDSTQNTETDLNKVKVKYTSGNEITRYDIHTDRYNGYILEIKNPLGVKVAMTKYLGKMGQKTSEMAEENNAIAAINGGSFVDKSSDGTLYAGTGAEPGGFVISGGKVVYPKNNVNRNNVENVIAFTKGGQLIVGDHTLNELQKLGVQEAMCFRRPNIIINGKPQVKDKTSDGLNPRTAVGQKEDGTVIFLVIDGRKITAPGASLYDVQEIMLDRGAINAGALDGGYSSTMYYKGEVINSPNAWDGERSVATAFYVE, via the coding sequence ATGGATACGCAAAGTAATCATCAAGAAAAAGAGAAAATTAAAAATAAAAAATTTAAACCGCTTGTATTCTTTTTAGGGATAGTATACATAATTGTTTTTCTATGTATAAGTACGCCTCTAGTGTTATTTTTTGGACCGTATGAAAATACAAGAAAAGTATTTGTTTCAACATTACTTGGAACAAGACATGCGTATCTATTAACAGATTTTATGTCCCAGGAAGAAATAAATAAGATCCTAGGAGTTAACAAAAATACAGAAGAATTGAAGGATGATAGTACTCAAAATACAGAAACAGATTTAAATAAGGTAAAGGTGAAATATACTAGTGGAAATGAGATAACTAGATATGATATACATACAGACAGATATAATGGATATATACTTGAAATAAAAAATCCATTAGGAGTTAAAGTTGCAATGACAAAATATCTAGGAAAAATGGGACAGAAAACTAGTGAAATGGCAGAAGAGAATAATGCTATTGCAGCGATTAATGGTGGGTCATTTGTAGATAAATCTTCTGATGGAACCCTTTATGCGGGAACTGGGGCAGAGCCAGGGGGATTTGTTATATCAGGTGGAAAAGTTGTATATCCTAAAAACAATGTAAATAGAAATAATGTTGAAAATGTTATAGCTTTTACTAAAGGTGGTCAGCTTATTGTGGGAGATCATACTCTTAATGAGCTTCAAAAACTAGGAGTGCAGGAAGCAATGTGCTTTAGAAGGCCTAATATTATTATAAATGGTAAGCCTCAGGTTAAAGATAAGACATCTGATGGGCTTAATCCTAGAACTGCAGTGGGTCAAAAAGAGGATGGTACAGTTATATTTTTGGTTATTGATGGGCGAAAAATCACAGCACCTGGAGCAAGTTTGTATGATGTTCAAGAAATAATGTTAGATAGAGGTGCGATTAATGCGGGTGCTCTTGATGGTGGTTATTCTTCTACAATGTACTATAAGGGAGAAGTTATAAATTCTCCAAATGCTTGGGATGGTGAAAGATCTGTTGCCACAGCTTTTTACGTTGAGTAA